The following are from one region of the Rosistilla carotiformis genome:
- the uvrA gene encoding excinuclease ABC subunit UvrA translates to MTTTDIIIKGAREHNLQGVDLVLPRGELICFTGVSGSGKSSLAFDTLYAEGQRRYVESLSSYARQFMGQMPKPDVDLISGLSPSISISQKSAGNNPRSTVGTITEIYDFLRVLYARIGTGYCPSCNTEISAQTREQILGRLMQLPSDSMLLLLAPLIRGQKGEFKDLFEDLRKQGYARARVDGRLIQLAEPPSLDRQRRHNVELVIDRLPAGERERGRLAEAIDAAMKLGDDSIIAWLVDEADKSDWEASPDDFEASDEIDNEADEDLDDEAELDDEDSPVELPLAAAAGDDDDAPLPPQISAGRDVLFSAKYSCGSCGKSFRSPTPQMFSFNSPQGMCESCDGLGTLYTFVPDLLIPEPRKSVKKGCFELVGDWKAMGRYKRHIYQGVAESIERQMELPPDTMLLTPWCELDPKLQHLWLWGTGDLHVTYTWRGGASPVKYGGTFAGIIPELLEKYKETTAKTKLTQFETYMDTMVCPECNGKRLNSQAGAVRIATDHPDFMEKSSLSLPELCDLPVSETAKFLGYLQLDELKQMIAGEAVKEIRTRLGFLLGVGLEYLTLNRTAPTLSGGESQRIRLAGQIGSGLVGVLYILDEPSIGLHPRDNDRLIETLLRLRDAGNTLVVVEHDEDTMRAADRIIDFGPGPGVNGGYVVAQGKLEDLAKAKKSITGQFLAGIETIPTPEHRREPNERWLRLLGARHNNLKNINVDFPVGLFICVTGVSGSGKSSMVNGILEPTLRRFLNGAECEGGEHDEITGLEHLDKVIAIDQSAIGRTPRSNPATYVKVFDEIRKLFAQLPEAKKRGYTPGRFSFNVSGGRCEACDGNGATRLDMDFLADVWVTCPVCEGARFNRETLSVRFKDHSISDVLNLDVSAAYALFENIPKVAEKLKTLIDVGLEYLKLGQPSPTLSGGEAQRIKLSRELSKKSTGSTMYVLDEPTTGLHFADIRMLLGVLDSLVQRGNTVLVIEHNLDVIKTADWIIDIGPEGGAGGGTVVAAGTPEEVAQNQISYTSRAMRKFMYGEVDADAKEKSLSELTNGATDQRRGEATFIEVEGAQQHNLKSVNAMVPRDKMSVFCGPSGSGKSSLAMDTIYAEGQRRYVESLSSYARQFIGQMQKPIVERIEGLSPAVALEQKNMGHSPRSTVGTVTEVYDYLRILMARLGKMFCPDCSKPVGTQTPDQITDKVLQLEEGTKAYLLAPIEISGNEDPKEHFAKLQENGFQRIRIDGTTSAIQDAPTIDMRTNHKIELVVDRVSISEKTRGRLAESIELALGIGGGIMDLAIVDEDRPELQWKVFRHSQHLACECCGRSFEPLTPHHFSFNSAAGYCRRCEGLGTQHGTNPDALLRDRRLSLMEGAVFLWPKLQRSIARQMMAALGRHVGIPIDRPIDDLTLRERNLIFHGTGDEWIAVRESDREVADTIYNAKRKRPTAEAEAEADAGTDTRGDRLEEALNSGASKGVLFKFRFKGLYPSLELASKLSPTLRAKLEKFTAEIDCSECGGTRLRDDASAVRFRDLTIGDIVHMPLSRLGETVKTWKLDPREKKIAGEIIREVRSRIQFLLDVGLDYLSIGRGASTLSGGEAQRIRLAGQLGSGLCGVLYVLDEPTIGLHPRDNHRLLSAMHRLRDLGNTLLVVEHDKDVIAGADHIFDFGPKAGRNGGQVVADGSPEQIGQSPTSVTGPYISDTKAIPIPSNRRMIKAPESETSAAKPVKKKSTKRPETMAERKLARKADYAPTHYPPLGQWITIRDARENNLRGIDVHIPLGTFTAVTGPSGSGKSSLIDDILYPALARKLHRSGVRPGRYGKLDGIGLIDKVIRVDQSPLGNTPSSNPATYTGAFDLIRNLYTQVPEAKTRGYTARQFSFNVPGGRCEVCEGTGGRKIEMHFLPDVWVPCEECGGSRYTPETLEVKFHGNSISDVLNMSIGDAVGLFENQPKITRILQMICDVGLDYVTLGQSAPTLSGGEAQRIKLAAELARPDTGRTLYLLDEPTTGLHFDDIAKLLNVLQRLVDVGNTVLVIEHNLDIIKAADWILDIGPEAGAEGGQLVFAGTPEQLSEYAVAGKKSRAKTKPLRSYTGEFLAPVIEAGPYEHRDEFDPHAAALEQFEREQAAPVIGEGAKMPWEEDGRKWHTTELVDNAGDPVSWEEKMVLPIVQRMEEADCFEPINFNHRNIVEVKGPIASRPWFMHLFTSESWWMKLKLRVPKGTFNKDDLPRRLPLPTLNQMEDIPAYSNEPRVRVHTDPKFQEIEIRFVKFEEMDRPEFWHFLDEAIAAYAKVFVHETRTKPQISRPSWRGPEDGPSKVEVARTRQAALQAEKEVEEKLDAMSPWRVLGRKWHTLEKGFPEGEKPDWPLELVDKLLDKIIAFAGEESVEFGSPEKINVRPAGQNHSWCEIETKDPMNLRITVDGPHQAIDCVALGKLGIKPPARTKGDIKVTFEFWNDEKLNAEPFDKFLKNHWDKTVGS, encoded by the coding sequence ATGACAACCACTGACATCATCATCAAAGGGGCTCGAGAGCACAATTTGCAAGGCGTCGACCTTGTGTTGCCTCGAGGAGAACTCATCTGTTTCACCGGCGTTTCGGGCAGCGGCAAAAGCTCGCTCGCCTTCGATACGCTCTACGCCGAGGGGCAGCGACGTTACGTCGAAAGCCTCTCGTCGTATGCGCGCCAATTCATGGGGCAAATGCCCAAGCCAGACGTCGATCTGATCAGCGGGCTTTCGCCGTCGATCTCGATCAGCCAGAAGTCGGCGGGCAACAACCCGCGTTCGACCGTCGGTACGATCACCGAGATCTACGATTTCCTGCGCGTCCTGTACGCGCGGATCGGCACCGGGTATTGCCCTAGCTGCAACACCGAGATCAGTGCGCAAACCCGCGAACAGATCCTGGGTCGGTTGATGCAATTGCCCAGCGATTCGATGTTGCTGCTGTTGGCTCCATTGATCCGCGGCCAAAAGGGTGAATTCAAAGACCTGTTCGAAGACCTTCGCAAGCAAGGTTATGCGCGGGCTCGCGTCGACGGCCGTTTGATCCAATTGGCCGAACCGCCAAGCCTGGACCGCCAGCGCCGACACAACGTCGAACTGGTGATCGATCGACTGCCAGCGGGCGAACGCGAGCGAGGCCGATTGGCCGAAGCGATCGACGCGGCGATGAAACTTGGCGACGACAGCATCATCGCTTGGCTTGTCGACGAAGCGGACAAGAGCGACTGGGAAGCTTCGCCCGACGACTTCGAAGCCTCCGACGAAATCGACAACGAAGCGGACGAGGATCTCGACGACGAAGCTGAGCTCGACGACGAAGACTCCCCCGTCGAATTGCCTCTTGCCGCAGCCGCAGGGGACGACGACGATGCGCCGCTGCCGCCGCAGATTTCCGCCGGACGCGATGTCTTGTTTTCGGCAAAGTATTCGTGTGGTTCGTGCGGCAAGAGTTTCCGATCGCCGACGCCGCAGATGTTTTCGTTCAACAGCCCTCAAGGGATGTGCGAATCGTGCGACGGGCTGGGAACGCTGTACACCTTCGTACCCGATCTGTTGATCCCCGAACCTCGGAAGAGCGTCAAAAAGGGATGCTTCGAATTGGTCGGCGACTGGAAAGCGATGGGCCGCTACAAGCGTCACATCTACCAGGGCGTCGCCGAATCGATCGAACGGCAGATGGAACTGCCCCCCGACACCATGCTGCTGACCCCATGGTGCGAACTCGATCCGAAACTGCAGCACCTGTGGCTGTGGGGAACCGGCGACCTGCACGTCACCTACACCTGGCGAGGCGGGGCGAGCCCAGTCAAATACGGCGGCACGTTTGCGGGAATCATTCCCGAGCTGTTGGAGAAATACAAAGAGACGACAGCCAAGACCAAGCTGACGCAGTTCGAAACGTACATGGACACGATGGTCTGTCCGGAGTGCAACGGCAAGCGATTGAATTCGCAAGCCGGTGCGGTTCGGATCGCGACCGACCATCCCGACTTTATGGAAAAGTCGTCCCTCTCGCTGCCCGAGCTTTGCGACCTGCCGGTCTCCGAAACCGCCAAGTTCTTAGGTTATCTGCAGCTGGACGAATTGAAGCAGATGATCGCGGGCGAAGCGGTCAAAGAGATCCGCACGCGGTTGGGCTTCCTGTTGGGCGTCGGACTCGAATACCTGACCCTCAACCGCACCGCGCCAACCCTCTCCGGTGGTGAATCGCAACGGATTCGCTTGGCGGGCCAAATCGGCAGCGGCTTGGTCGGCGTACTCTACATCTTGGATGAGCCATCGATTGGTCTGCACCCGCGCGATAACGATCGCCTGATCGAAACGCTGCTGCGGCTGCGCGACGCGGGGAACACGCTGGTCGTCGTCGAGCACGATGAAGACACGATGCGCGCCGCCGACCGGATCATCGACTTCGGCCCTGGCCCCGGTGTCAACGGCGGTTATGTCGTCGCTCAGGGTAAGTTGGAAGATCTTGCCAAAGCGAAGAAGAGCATCACCGGCCAATTCCTGGCAGGTATCGAAACGATTCCGACGCCCGAGCACCGCCGCGAACCGAACGAGCGTTGGTTGCGGTTATTGGGTGCGCGGCACAACAATCTGAAGAACATCAACGTCGACTTCCCCGTCGGCTTGTTCATCTGCGTGACGGGCGTTTCGGGTAGCGGTAAGAGTTCGATGGTCAACGGGATCCTCGAACCGACGCTGCGGCGATTCCTCAACGGCGCCGAATGCGAAGGGGGAGAACACGATGAGATCACCGGTCTGGAGCATCTGGACAAAGTCATCGCGATCGACCAATCGGCGATCGGCCGCACCCCGCGCAGCAACCCGGCGACCTACGTCAAGGTCTTCGATGAGATCCGCAAACTGTTCGCTCAATTGCCCGAAGCCAAGAAGCGGGGCTACACGCCCGGTCGCTTTAGTTTCAACGTTTCCGGCGGTCGCTGCGAAGCGTGCGACGGCAACGGGGCGACGCGATTGGACATGGACTTCCTGGCCGATGTCTGGGTCACCTGCCCGGTCTGCGAAGGGGCTCGCTTCAACCGCGAAACGCTCAGCGTTCGTTTCAAGGACCATTCGATCTCCGACGTCTTGAACCTGGACGTTTCAGCCGCTTACGCGTTGTTCGAAAACATTCCCAAGGTGGCGGAAAAACTGAAGACGCTGATCGATGTCGGTTTGGAATATTTGAAGCTCGGCCAGCCTTCGCCGACCCTTTCCGGTGGCGAGGCGCAACGGATCAAGCTGTCGCGCGAACTTTCGAAAAAATCGACCGGCAGCACGATGTACGTCTTGGACGAACCAACCACCGGTTTGCACTTCGCCGACATCCGGATGCTGCTGGGCGTCTTGGACAGCTTGGTCCAACGGGGCAACACCGTCTTGGTGATCGAACACAATCTGGACGTCATCAAGACGGCCGACTGGATTATCGACATCGGTCCCGAAGGGGGTGCTGGTGGCGGTACCGTGGTCGCGGCGGGAACGCCCGAAGAGGTCGCTCAGAACCAGATTTCGTATACCAGCCGCGCGATGCGGAAGTTCATGTACGGCGAAGTCGATGCGGACGCCAAAGAGAAATCGCTTAGCGAATTGACCAATGGCGCGACCGACCAACGCCGTGGCGAAGCCACATTCATCGAGGTCGAAGGGGCGCAACAGCACAACCTCAAATCGGTCAATGCGATGGTTCCGCGCGATAAGATGAGCGTCTTTTGCGGCCCTAGCGGCAGCGGCAAGTCGTCCCTGGCGATGGACACGATCTACGCCGAGGGACAGCGTCGGTATGTCGAAAGCCTGTCGTCGTACGCACGTCAATTTATCGGCCAGATGCAAAAACCGATCGTCGAACGGATCGAAGGCCTATCGCCCGCGGTCGCGCTGGAACAAAAGAACATGGGGCACTCCCCGCGTTCGACCGTCGGCACGGTGACCGAAGTCTACGATTACCTGCGGATCCTGATGGCTCGGCTGGGCAAGATGTTCTGCCCCGATTGCAGCAAGCCAGTCGGCACGCAAACGCCCGACCAAATCACCGACAAGGTGCTGCAATTAGAAGAGGGAACCAAGGCGTATCTGTTAGCCCCGATCGAGATCAGCGGCAACGAAGATCCCAAGGAACACTTCGCCAAGCTGCAAGAGAACGGATTCCAACGGATCCGGATCGACGGCACCACAAGTGCAATCCAAGACGCCCCCACGATCGACATGCGGACCAATCATAAGATCGAATTGGTCGTCGACCGCGTCTCGATCAGCGAGAAGACCCGCGGCCGGCTCGCCGAATCGATCGAATTGGCGCTCGGAATCGGCGGCGGAATCATGGACCTTGCGATCGTTGACGAAGATCGCCCCGAACTGCAATGGAAGGTCTTCCGGCACAGCCAACACTTGGCCTGCGAGTGTTGCGGCCGCAGCTTCGAACCGCTGACTCCGCATCACTTCAGCTTCAACAGCGCCGCCGGTTATTGCCGCCGCTGCGAAGGACTGGGGACTCAACATGGCACTAACCCCGACGCGCTGTTGCGCGATCGCCGGCTGTCGTTGATGGAAGGTGCCGTCTTCTTGTGGCCAAAACTGCAACGCAGCATCGCGCGTCAAATGATGGCCGCTTTGGGACGTCACGTCGGGATTCCAATCGATCGCCCGATCGACGACCTGACGCTTCGCGAACGCAACCTGATCTTTCACGGTACCGGCGACGAATGGATCGCTGTGCGTGAATCGGATCGCGAAGTTGCCGACACGATCTACAACGCCAAACGCAAACGACCCACTGCCGAAGCGGAAGCGGAAGCGGACGCAGGAACCGACACTCGCGGCGACCGATTGGAGGAAGCGCTTAACAGCGGTGCGTCCAAGGGCGTACTGTTCAAGTTCCGCTTCAAAGGTCTTTATCCCTCGCTGGAATTGGCGTCGAAGTTGTCGCCGACCCTGCGAGCGAAGCTGGAAAAATTCACCGCCGAAATCGATTGCTCCGAGTGTGGCGGAACGCGTCTTCGCGACGACGCATCGGCTGTCCGGTTCCGCGACCTGACGATTGGCGACATCGTCCACATGCCGCTATCGCGACTGGGCGAGACGGTCAAAACCTGGAAGCTCGACCCGCGTGAGAAGAAGATCGCCGGCGAGATTATTCGCGAGGTCCGATCGCGAATCCAGTTCCTGTTGGATGTTGGTCTGGATTACTTGAGCATTGGTCGTGGAGCGTCGACACTCTCCGGTGGCGAAGCTCAACGTATTCGACTGGCCGGCCAATTGGGCAGCGGTCTGTGCGGCGTACTGTACGTCTTGGACGAACCGACGATCGGTCTGCACCCACGCGACAACCACCGCCTGTTGTCGGCGATGCATCGATTGCGGGACCTTGGCAACACGTTGTTAGTTGTCGAGCACGACAAGGACGTGATCGCTGGCGCCGACCACATCTTCGACTTCGGTCCCAAGGCGGGGCGGAACGGTGGCCAAGTGGTCGCGGATGGCAGTCCCGAACAGATCGGCCAATCGCCGACATCGGTCACCGGCCCGTATATCTCCGATACCAAAGCGATTCCGATCCCTTCGAATCGGCGGATGATCAAGGCTCCCGAAAGCGAGACGTCAGCCGCGAAGCCGGTGAAGAAGAAGAGCACCAAGCGTCCCGAGACGATGGCCGAACGCAAATTGGCTCGCAAAGCCGATTATGCCCCGACGCACTATCCACCGCTGGGCCAATGGATCACGATCCGCGACGCCCGCGAGAACAACCTGCGCGGCATCGATGTTCACATCCCGCTGGGAACGTTCACCGCCGTGACCGGCCCGTCGGGAAGTGGTAAGAGTTCGTTGATCGATGACATCCTGTATCCCGCGCTGGCCCGCAAGCTGCATCGTTCGGGCGTGCGTCCGGGACGTTACGGCAAGCTGGACGGAATCGGTTTGATCGACAAAGTGATCCGCGTCGACCAGAGCCCGCTTGGCAACACGCCCAGCAGCAACCCGGCGACGTACACCGGCGCGTTTGATCTGATCCGTAATCTGTACACGCAGGTTCCCGAAGCGAAGACTCGCGGCTACACGGCGCGTCAGTTCAGCTTCAACGTCCCCGGCGGTCGCTGCGAAGTCTGCGAGGGGACCGGTGGACGGAAGATCGAAATGCACTTCCTGCCCGACGTCTGGGTGCCGTGCGAGGAATGTGGCGGTTCGCGTTACACGCCTGAAACGTTGGAAGTGAAGTTCCACGGCAATTCGATCAGCGATGTCTTGAACATGTCGATCGGCGACGCCGTCGGGCTGTTTGAGAACCAACCGAAGATCACGCGGATCCTGCAAATGATCTGCGACGTCGGACTCGATTACGTCACCCTCGGCCAAAGTGCACCAACGCTCTCCGGTGGTGAAGCCCAGCGGATTAAACTGGCTGCCGAATTGGCCCGTCCCGACACCGGGCGGACGTTGTATCTGTTGGACGAACCGACGACCGGTTTGCACTTCGACGACATCGCCAAACTGCTGAACGTTCTGCAGCGTCTGGTCGACGTCGGCAATACCGTGCTGGTGATCGAACACAACCTGGACATCATCAAAGCTGCCGACTGGATCTTGGACATCGGTCCCGAAGCGGGAGCCGAAGGGGGCCAGTTGGTCTTCGCCGGAACGCCCGAACAGCTGAGCGAATACGCTGTCGCGGGGAAAAAGTCGCGAGCCAAAACGAAACCGCTGCGCAGCTATACCGGTGAGTTCTTGGCGCCGGTGATCGAAGCGGGCCCCTACGAACATCGTGACGAATTCGATCCGCACGCCGCGGCGTTGGAACAGTTCGAGCGCGAGCAGGCCGCTCCCGTGATCGGCGAAGGGGCGAAGATGCCCTGGGAAGAAGATGGCCGCAAATGGCACACGACCGAACTGGTCGACAACGCCGGCGATCCCGTCTCGTGGGAAGAGAAGATGGTGCTTCCGATCGTCCAACGGATGGAAGAGGCCGACTGCTTCGAACCGATCAACTTCAACCACCGCAACATCGTCGAAGTCAAAGGCCCGATCGCTAGCCGGCCCTGGTTCATGCACTTGTTCACCTCCGAATCGTGGTGGATGAAGCTGAAGCTGCGTGTTCCCAAGGGGACGTTTAACAAAGACGATCTGCCGCGACGGCTGCCGCTGCCGACGCTGAACCAAATGGAAGACATTCCGGCCTACAGCAACGAACCGCGGGTGCGCGTCCACACCGATCCGAAGTTCCAAGAGATCGAGATCCGATTCGTCAAGTTTGAAGAGATGGATCGTCCCGAGTTCTGGCACTTCTTGGACGAAGCGATCGCTGCGTATGCCAAGGTCTTTGTCCACGAAACGCGGACCAAGCCGCAGATCAGCCGCCCCAGCTGGCGCGGGCCTGAGGATGGACCATCGAAGGTCGAAGTCGCTCGAACGCGGCAGGCCGCGCTGCAAGCCGAAAAGGAAGTCGAAGAGAAGCTCGATGCGATGAGCCCGTGGCGCGTCCTGGGTCGCAAATGGCACACGCTCGAAAAAGGTTTCCCCGAAGGCGAAAAGCCCGACTGGCCGTTGGAATTAGTCGACAAATTGCTCGATAAAATCATCGCCTTTGCCGGCGAGGAGAGCGTTGAATTTGGTTCGCCCGAAAAGATCAACGTCCGCCCCGCGGGACAAAATCACTCCTGGTGCGAGATCGAAACCAAAGATCCAATGAATCTGCGGATCACGGTCGACGGACCGCATCAAGCAATCGATTGCGTCGCGTTGGGTAAACTGGGGATTAAGCCGCCCGCCCGAACCAAGGGGGACATCAAAGTCACCTTTGAGTTCTGGAACGACGAAAAGTTGAATGCTGAACCGTTCGACAAATTCCTCAAGAACCACTGGGACAAAACGGTCGGCAGCTAG
- a CDS encoding threonine ammonia-lyase: MTIPIATIDDVRKAQKVIDQHISPAPLVRSYALEKELALPPSRRVWLKDYGWTPVGSFKLLGALNWMANHLEAIGDRPVAAHSSGNFASGISFAGMRYQKQVVIVMPDTAPQVKFNLTKSFGAEVHTYDISRDHETGDRDRLTREIVQQRQCVQASPYDDPHVIAGNGVGGLQIVEELKRQQRGVSHFVCQVSGGGLMAGHALAIADGFPQASIIGVEPEGADDFRQSLAAGERVRVERPSSICDGLLSYDVGEHNWPILRQHVASSVTVADLQTRQAMRWLYDKHGLRTEPSGAAATAALLTGQFSPDGEGDIVLVVSGRNVDQQPFMDWIEV; the protein is encoded by the coding sequence ATGACGATCCCCATTGCGACCATCGACGACGTTCGAAAAGCTCAAAAAGTGATCGACCAGCACATCAGTCCCGCTCCTTTGGTGCGGTCTTATGCGTTGGAAAAGGAGCTGGCGTTGCCGCCCAGTCGCCGCGTTTGGCTGAAGGATTACGGTTGGACGCCGGTCGGATCGTTCAAGCTGCTCGGGGCGCTCAACTGGATGGCGAATCATCTGGAAGCGATCGGCGATCGTCCGGTCGCCGCTCATTCGTCGGGCAACTTCGCTTCGGGAATCTCTTTCGCCGGCATGCGCTATCAAAAGCAAGTCGTGATCGTGATGCCCGACACCGCGCCGCAGGTGAAGTTCAATCTGACCAAATCGTTTGGTGCGGAGGTCCATACCTATGATATCTCTCGCGACCACGAGACTGGCGATCGCGATCGGTTGACGCGGGAGATCGTTCAACAGCGGCAGTGCGTCCAAGCGTCGCCGTACGACGATCCGCATGTGATTGCTGGCAATGGCGTCGGCGGGTTGCAGATCGTCGAAGAACTGAAGCGACAGCAGCGCGGCGTTTCCCATTTTGTTTGCCAGGTCAGTGGCGGCGGCTTGATGGCGGGCCATGCCCTGGCGATCGCCGACGGTTTCCCGCAGGCAAGCATCATCGGCGTCGAACCCGAGGGGGCGGACGACTTCCGCCAATCGTTGGCCGCCGGAGAGCGGGTGCGCGTCGAGCGGCCCAGCAGTATTTGCGATGGATTGCTATCGTACGATGTCGGCGAACATAACTGGCCGATCTTGCGACAGCATGTCGCGTCGTCGGTGACCGTCGCCGATCTGCAAACGCGGCAAGCGATGCGATGGTTATATGACAAGCACGGCCTGCGGACCGAACCGTCCGGCGCGGCGGCGACCGCGGCGCTACTGACCGGCCAGTTCTCTCCCGACGGCGAAGGAGACATCGTGCTAGTCGTCAGCGGCCGAAACGTTGACCAGCAACCATTCATGGACTGGATCGAAGTCTAA
- a CDS encoding peptidylprolyl isomerase, giving the protein MAIRKAPFHLVAANGIAEFSMIVGLKFSSTLTLLIALCLSGSWAFAQPPGVEPSDVELPSEPTAMIANVDGVPILLRDVAETVDNNIQQIIASSGRQPSPEELKMARTALIRRELRKEIQGKMMYRAFVRKMTGTQPQDKRAEMELSITSNVRKMFYEQQVPKLLEQYQLETVSDADAELRKHGSSLEQQERRFVESILGQEFIRGEMEKDPEIPLPDMKFYYEQNTEKFSRNARARWEQLTALFSRFETKQEARDAIIRMGNEAYYGGNVQAVAKRLSQEPLADETSGLHDWTNKGSLASDVLDQQIFSLPVNKLSQIIEDDNGFHIIRVLEREEAGMLSFADAQEEIRKILKDNMQQEQQKNLITDLERKIPVWTIFPEDVPKSKPLENAAVASATTQSLR; this is encoded by the coding sequence ATGGCGATACGAAAAGCACCGTTTCACTTGGTCGCTGCGAATGGAATCGCGGAGTTCTCCATGATTGTTGGTTTGAAATTTTCCTCAACGCTTACGCTGCTGATCGCATTGTGTCTCAGCGGGTCATGGGCGTTTGCCCAGCCACCGGGGGTTGAGCCATCGGACGTCGAATTGCCTTCCGAACCGACGGCGATGATTGCCAATGTCGATGGCGTACCAATTCTGCTGCGCGATGTTGCCGAGACCGTCGACAACAATATTCAACAGATCATTGCCAGTTCGGGACGGCAACCAAGCCCCGAAGAACTGAAGATGGCTCGGACCGCGCTGATCCGTCGCGAGCTGCGGAAAGAGATCCAAGGCAAGATGATGTACCGCGCGTTTGTGCGGAAGATGACCGGCACTCAGCCCCAGGACAAACGGGCGGAGATGGAACTGTCGATCACCAGCAACGTCCGCAAAATGTTCTACGAACAACAAGTGCCTAAATTGCTGGAACAGTACCAACTGGAAACCGTCTCCGACGCCGACGCCGAATTACGGAAGCATGGTTCGTCGCTAGAACAACAAGAACGTCGATTTGTTGAAAGCATTCTCGGCCAGGAATTCATCCGCGGCGAAATGGAAAAGGATCCCGAGATCCCATTGCCCGACATGAAGTTCTATTACGAACAGAACACTGAAAAATTCAGCCGCAATGCGCGGGCCCGCTGGGAACAACTGACCGCTCTGTTCTCGCGATTTGAAACCAAACAAGAAGCCCGCGACGCGATCATCCGCATGGGCAACGAAGCCTACTACGGCGGTAATGTCCAAGCCGTGGCCAAGCGGTTGTCGCAAGAACCATTGGCCGACGAAACCAGCGGCCTACACGACTGGACCAACAAGGGCAGCCTCGCATCGGACGTCCTCGACCAACAGATCTTCAGCCTGCCGGTCAACAAACTGAGCCAGATCATCGAGGACGACAACGGATTCCACATCATTCGCGTGTTGGAACGTGAGGAGGCGGGGATGCTTTCGTTCGCCGATGCCCAAGAAGAGATCCGCAAGATCCTTAAAGACAACATGCAACAAGAGCAGCAAAAAAATCTAATCACCGACTTGGAACGCAAAATCCCCGTCTGGACGATCTTTCCCGAAGACGTTCCAAAATCGAAGCCGCTGGAAAACGCCGCCGTTGCATCGGCCACGACCCAATCGTTGCGTTAA